The Nocardia sp. NBC_01503 sequence TCGCCTATCGCAATCTCATCGACGGATTCCTGCCACCGGATACCGCCAGTTACCGAAATCCCTACCGGGAGTGGCGCGGTGCGCTGGTCCGCGCGGATATCTACGGCTACACCAATCCGGGTAACCCGGCCCGCGCCGCCGAACTGGCGGCCCGGGACGCCGCTATCTCACACACCGGCAATGGTTTATGGGCGGCGAGATGGGCCGCCGCATTGGTGGCGGCGGCCTTCACCGCCGAACGTCCACCGGAGGCGCTGGCCCGCGCGCACACCGTGATCCCCGCGAATTCCCGGCTGGCGGTGGCGCTCTCGGAGGTGGTCGACGATCACGCGCACAATCTGGCCTGGCAGCATGCCGTCACCGGTATCCACACCCGGCATGCGCGGTACAACCGCCTGCACGCCGTCGGCAATGCCTGCTTGGTCGCCGCCGGCTTACTGTGGGGCGAAGGCGATTTCACCGAGACGGTACAGCTGGTCGTGCGCTCCGGCTGGGATGTGAACACCAATGCCGCCACCGCCGGATCCATCGCGGGCATCCTCACCGGAGCCGCGCATATCCCCGCCCACTGGACGGACCCCCTGGAGAACACCCTGCACAGCGCGGTGACCGGTTACCCGTCGACCCGAATCTCCGACCTGGCCATCAGAACCCACCATCTGCTCCCTTGACGAAGGTGGATTCCGGCCGAAAGCAAGCCGGGATGCCGGGGTGGGGCGCGCCCGATCAGACGAAAGGCGGTGCCCGGCTCGGATGAGCCGGGCACCGCTTCGAACTACCGGTGTTTAGCGCTCGACGATCGCGACGACGCCCTGGCCGCCCGCGGCGCAGATGGAGACGAGCGCGCGCCCGCCGCCGTTCTCCGCCAGCATCTTCGCGGTGGAGGCGATGATGCGGCCGCCGGTCGCGGCGAACGGGTGGCCCGCCGCCAGCGAGGAGCCGTTCACATTCAGCTTGCCGCGGTCGATGGAGCCCAGCGCGCCGTCCAGGCCCAGGCGCTCCTTGCAGTACTGGTCCGATTCCCAGCCCTGCAGGGTGGCGAGCACCACCGAGGCGAAGGCCTCGTGGATCTCGTAGAAGTCGAAGTCCTGCAGTGTCAGGCCATTTCGGGCCAGCATGCGCGGCACCGCGTAGGTCGGGGCCATGAGCAGCCCATCCGGTCCGTGGATGTAGTCGACGGCGGCGACCTCGGAGTCGACCAGGTAGGCCAGCGGCGACAGGTTGTGCGCGGCGGCCCACTCATCGCTCGACAGCAGCACGGTGGAGGCGCCGTCGGTGAGCGGGGTCGAGTTGCCCGCGGTCATGGTGGCGTCGCCCGCCTTGACGCCGAAGACCGGCTTGAGCGTCGACAGCTTCTCGATGGTCGAGCCCGGACGCAGGTTGTCATCGCGGGTCAGCCCGAGGAACGGGGTCACCAGATCGTCGAAGAAGCCGCGGTCGTACGCGGCGGCCATATTCCGGTGCGACAGGTAGGCCAGCTCGTCCTGCGCCTCGCGGGCGATGCCGAATTCCTTGGCGGTGATGGCGGCGTGCTCACCCATCGAGAGTCCGGTGCGCGGTTCGGCATTGCGCGGGATCTCGATGCCGACCATGGACGGGCGCAGGCGGCCGACCAGCTTGGCGTAGTCCTTGTTGTTCTTGGCGCGGTTGGCGTCGAGCATCCACTCGCGCATGCTCTCGCTGACGCCGATCGGCGCGTCCGAGGTGGTGTCGGTGCCGCCGCCGATACCTGCTTCGAAGCGGCCCAGCGCGATGCCGTCGGCCACGGTCTGAATGGCCTGCAGGCCGGTGCCGCAGGCGAGCTGCAGATCATGCGCCGGGGTGTAGGGGGACAGGGTGGAGCCGAGCACGCTCTCGCGGATCATGCCGTGCTCGCCGACGCGCTTGAGGACCGCGCCGCCGACGACCATGCCCAGGCGCTCGCCCTGCAGCCCGAAGCGGCTGACCAGACCGTTCAGCGCGGCGGTGAACATGTCCTGGTTGGAGGCGTGCGCGTACTTGCCGTCGGAGCGGGCGAACGGAATCCGGTTGCCGCCGAGGATTGCGACAGGCTTGGCCTGCTTTGCGGTCTTGGCCGCGGGCTTCGCCGAACGGGCTTTGGTGGTCACTCGAGTCTCCAGTGTCTCGTCGGGTGGATTTCCGTACTCGCACGATCCGGGGGACCGGCGCTGGTCGGTTTACATTAAACTTACTCTGGAGTAAGTTCATTTGTCGACACCGTACCCCGCGTTTGTGCGCGACATCGCCCCCGGGGCCTAGACAAGAGAAGGTAGGAACAGTGGCAGCCAGCAAGAGCAAGGGCGCTCCCAACCTGTACGGATCTTTCATCCACTCTGCTCCCGGCGCGTTCCTGGCGAGCAAACTGGGTCTGCCGCAGCCGGAGAACCTGCGCCGCTATGTCGCCGGCCAGCCGGCCCTCCCGGGTCCGGTACTGATCGGCGGTAAGGGCCGGGTCGCCGACGCTGCCCGAAACCTGCTGTCGGACTACACCTTCGCCGATTCGGTCACCCCGGGCACCAAGCTCGGCGCGCTGGTCTTCGACGCCACGGGCATTCGCACCATCGAAGAGCTGCAGCAGCTGTTCGACTTCTTCCAGCCCGCCATGCGCAGCCTCGCCGCGTCCGGTCGCGTGCTGGTCATCGGCACCACCCCCGAGCTGACCGCGAGCGTCGACGAGCAGATCGCCCAGCGCGCGCTCGAGGGCTTCAGCCGCTCGGTCGCCAAGGAGCTGCTGCGCGGCGCCACCGGCAACCTGGTGTACCTGCACCCCGAGGCCGCCGCCACCGCCACCGGCCTGGAATCCACGCTGCGCTTCATCCTTTCGGGCAAGTCGGCCTTCGTCGACGGCCAGGTGTTCCGCGTCGGCAAGGACGACTCCACCGCCCCGGCCAGCTGGGACAAGCCCCTCGCGGGCAAGGTCGCCGTGGTCACCGGCGCCGCGCGCGGCATCGGCGCGACCATCGCGGAGGTGTTCGCTCGCGACGGTGCCACCGTGATCGTCGCCGATATCCCGGCCGCCGGCGAGGCGCTCTCCGAGACCGCCAACAAGGTCGGCGCGACCGCCCTCGCGCTGGACGTCACCGCTCCCGACGCCGCCGAGAAGCTGGCCGAGTTCGCCACCAAGCGCTTCGGCGGTATCGACATCGTCGTGCACAACGCCGGTATCACCCGCGACAAGCTGCTCGCGAATATGGACGAGGGCCGCTGGAACTCGGTCATCAACGTGAATCTCGCCGCGCCGCACCGCATTACCGAGGGCCTGGTCGCCGCGGGTGCGCTCAAGTCCGGTGGCCGCGTCATCGACGTCTCCTCCATCGCCGGTATCGCGGGCAACCGCGGCCAGACCAACTACGGCGCCTCCAAGGCCGGTGTCATCGGCATGGTGAACGCCGAGGCGCCGAAGCTGGCCGAAAAGGGCATCACCATCAATGCCGTCGCGCCGGGCTTCATCGAGACCGCCATGACCGCCGCCATCCCGCTGACCACCCGTGAGGCCGGTCGCCTGATGAGCTCGCTGCTGCAGGGCGGTCAGACCGTCGACGTCGCCGAGACCATCGCCTACTTCGCCTCGCCGGCGTCGAACGCGGTGTCCGGCAATATCGTTCGCGTCTGTGGCCAGAGCCTGATCGGAGCATGATGAGCCAGACCATCACGCTCGGCGAGGTGCCGAAGAACTCCAGCCTGTTCGTCAAGGCCGCGCTCGGTGCGGTGCCGGTGCCCGGCCTCTCGAACCGTCCGTCGAAGCTGCCGGACCGCGTCGTGCGGCTGGAGGGCTTCAAGGTCGACCCGGATCACCTGGCCGCCTACTGCCACGCCACCGGACAGCGCTTCGGTGACGCGCTGCCGCTGACCTACCCGTTCGTGCTCAGCTTCCCGCTCGCCATGCAGCTGGTCGTCGCCCGCGACTTCCCGTTCGTGGCGGTCGGCGCGGTGCACGCGGAGAACGTGATCGAGCGGACCCGGGAGATCTCGGTCGCCGAACCCCTCGATTTCGAGACTCATATCGAGAACCTGCGCGAGCACCCCAAGGGCCTGCTCGTGGACGCCATCACCGAGGTGAGCGTGGGCCGGGAACTGGTGTGGCGGCAGGTCACCACCTTCCTGCATCAGCAGCGCACCTCGCTCTCGGGTGGACCCAAGCCCGAGCCGAAGCCGGACGAGGTTCCGCCGCCGCCGCTGCGCACGCTGCGGGTGGATCAGAAGATGATCAACCGGTACGCCGCGGCCTCCGGTGATCACAATCCGATCCACACCTCCGCATTGGGCGCCAAGGCTTTCGGGTTCCCGAAGCCGATCGCGCACGGAATGTGGTCGGCCGCGAACATTCTCGCCAACCTCGAGGGCCGCATTCCCGAGAAGACCACGTACGCGGTCAAATTCGGGAAGCCGATCCTGTTGCCGTCGACGGTCAACGTCTACGCCGACAAGGTCGCGGGCGGTTGGGATCTCGCCCTGAAGAACCCCAAGAAGGGCTACCCGCACCTCACCGCCACCCTCCGCTGATTCGGACCGCCATCGTCCCCCCGGTGGCGGTGGCACACCGAAGCCATTCCGGCGCACCCGGTATGGCAAGTTGGAGACAGTTTCACAGCAGACTTGGGGTCGCGCAGCGGCGATGGTTCTCGAACCATCGCGGCGGCCGCCTACCACAGGTAGGGTCGGGCCGCCGATAGCGATCGGCCCCATCGGGGCGGGGCGAGAGCCGCGCACCGCTTCACCACCGTATGTCGCCACGCAGGGGTTTCGACATCCGGTAGGGGAATCGGTGTGCGGCTTTTACGTTTTCGGCGCTCAGCAGCTGCAATCGCAGCCGCAGCAGTCGCAATCGCAGCAGTCGCAGCCGCTACAGCAGTCGCCGCAGTCGCAGCAGTCGCCACAGTCGCAGCAATCCCGCTTCAGCCAGGACTCCCTGCGTTCACCCGTGCACGGCCGGGTGTGTTCGGAGCAGCACGCGTATCCGGTGCAGTACTGCGTAAGCCCGATTCCGATGCCCTCCCAGAACCCGGGACGGCGGACGGGGGTCCGCGGCGGCTCGGTGCCGAACACCGCGTGCGGCAAGCCACTTATCGCTGCGGAGTAATCCCCCGTCATCCCGGCGTGCTTTCGGCCGGGATCCACAGCCGTCGTATGGATCCCGGCCGAGAACATGCCGGGCTGACGGAGTTCTGCTGCGGGGATGACGGTTTCGGCGCTGTGCCGAGTGGCGCCGCAGGCGTGCGTGGCGCAGGCGTGCACGGTTCCGGCGGCGCGGCCGAGTTTGCGGACGACGCCGTGCAGCGGGTCCAGCAGCATCCAGCGGACGGATGCCGTGCGATCCAGGCCCACCCGCACCAGTGCGGCTTTGAGCAGCGAATTCGATTCGCGCAGTAGGGCGTGCGCGTCGGCGGTGCTGGTACCGGTGGCGGTCAGGGGATTGAAGCGGCCCGCCTCGCGATCTTCGTCGATGTCTTCGATGGCGTCCGCGAGATGGGCGATGCGGCCGAAATGCCAGCCCGCTTCCCGTAGCGCATCGGTGTTTTCGGGGCGTCCGGCCAGGATCGCGGTGTGCGCGAACAATTCCGCGGCGCACAGCTGGGTCGGAGCGGTCAGCTCGGCCAGTGTCGCACCGGATTCCTCCAGCGCCACTTGCGATTCGATCGCGGTGATGAGGGGTTCGATATCCAGGCCGATGGGCTCGGCGGCCACGCGCGCCCGCTTGTGCCAGCGGTCGGCGACGTGCGCCATGGGCCGCTTGCTCAGGCGGCGGGTGTCGCCGTCGTCGATGTGATCGCGAATCTTGGCCGCGCCCAACAGCAGTGCGGCGGTGGCGGCCAGCTGTACGCCGGGGGAGTCCGCGGGAGCGACACTCGCCTTGCGCATACCGCGCAGCGGGCAGGGTCCGGCGTCGGTGCGCTCGAGGGTGAGCGTCTGCTGCGCCTCGGTGAGTACGCCGAGCACGATGGCATCGGTATTGGTGGCGGCCCGCGCGAGCTGCCCGTGCCCGTCCCGCAGACCGAGGCAGAGCCCGCACAGCTGGGTTTGCCAGGAGGTCGCCTCCATGCCGTACTTGGCGGCGTTATGCGCACACGGCTTGAGCATTCCGAACAATGCGAGTCCCCGTTTCCCCGGCCGGAGCGCACCGGCCGTCCAACAACACAATCCGAGCGACTGTGGCAGGCGTTAACGGGACTGGCAAGCGCTGCGGGAAATTCGTCCCGTCAGGCGGGTTCGGCTTCCTTCTTCTTACCGGACAAACCACGCCAGGCGAGGTTGTCGAGCAGGTCCACCGCCTCGGCCATATCGACGGTGCCGCTGGCGACCCGATCGGCGATGGCCTCGCCCGCGCCGATCACCGCCACCGACACCACCTCGAAATTGGTGCCGGGTTCGGCGTATTTGGCGCTGGATTCGAGCAGTTTCGCGGTGAGCTCGATGACCCGGTCCCGGCTGTTGGAGATCTCCGAGGCGAAGGGTTGCTGGCCGAGTGCCTGCCGATACAGCACCTGCCAGGACAGCCGGTTCTGGTCCACGTAGGACAGGAACGCTTCCAGGCCCGCCCGCAGCTGTTCGTGCGGGGTGAGCTTGGGATTGCCCGCCACCGCGACGGCTTCGATGAAGCGCATGCTCTCGCGGTGGATGCAGGCGCGGAACAGTTCGTCCTTGGAGCCGTAGTACAGGTAGAGCATGGGTTTGGAGATCTTCGCCTCGGCGGCGATGGCATCCATGGAGGTGTCGTGATAACCCTTGCGCGAGAAGACCTCCACCGCGGCGTCGAGCATCTGCTGCTCGCGCACCGCGCGGGGAAGTCGTTTCGTTCCGCCTGCCATCCACATCTCCTAGGACATAT is a genomic window containing:
- a CDS encoding ADP-ribosylglycohydrolase family protein, with protein sequence MSSIEAAVFGHHEADPRALLYYEWCQRGESGYAVADFAEDVNELSLADRPMDAACWRLLDRVESAARVPEWPYFEWIDTGGDPNIIGVARDSPAYPTPADYSRAELYDRIHGGWLGRCAGCALAGPHDTGVIGCPRDENLDYTILGLHLLEQYGTHFIADDVAALWLERLPFLRTSTAERVAYRNLIDGFLPPDTASYRNPYREWRGALVRADIYGYTNPGNPARAAELAARDAAISHTGNGLWAARWAAALVAAAFTAERPPEALARAHTVIPANSRLAVALSEVVDDHAHNLAWQHAVTGIHTRHARYNRLHAVGNACLVAAGLLWGEGDFTETVQLVVRSGWDVNTNAATAGSIAGILTGAAHIPAHWTDPLENTLHSAVTGYPSTRISDLAIRTHHLLP
- a CDS encoding DUF5685 family protein; the encoded protein is MLKPCAHNAAKYGMEATSWQTQLCGLCLGLRDGHGQLARAATNTDAIVLGVLTEAQQTLTLERTDAGPCPLRGMRKASVAPADSPGVQLAATAALLLGAAKIRDHIDDGDTRRLSKRPMAHVADRWHKRARVAAEPIGLDIEPLITAIESQVALEESGATLAELTAPTQLCAAELFAHTAILAGRPENTDALREAGWHFGRIAHLADAIEDIDEDREAGRFNPLTATGTSTADAHALLRESNSLLKAALVRVGLDRTASVRWMLLDPLHGVVRKLGRAAGTVHACATHACGATRHSAETVIPAAELRQPGMFSAGIHTTAVDPGRKHAGMTGDYSAAISGLPHAVFGTEPPRTPVRRPGFWEGIGIGLTQYCTGYACCSEHTRPCTGERRESWLKRDCCDCGDCCDCGDCCSGCDCCDCDCCGCDCSC
- a CDS encoding TetR/AcrR family transcriptional regulator is translated as MAGGTKRLPRAVREQQMLDAAVEVFSRKGYHDTSMDAIAAEAKISKPMLYLYYGSKDELFRACIHRESMRFIEAVAVAGNPKLTPHEQLRAGLEAFLSYVDQNRLSWQVLYRQALGQQPFASEISNSRDRVIELTAKLLESSAKYAEPGTNFEVVSVAVIGAGEAIADRVASGTVDMAEAVDLLDNLAWRGLSGKKKEAEPA
- a CDS encoding 3-oxoacyl-ACP reductase, with product MAASKSKGAPNLYGSFIHSAPGAFLASKLGLPQPENLRRYVAGQPALPGPVLIGGKGRVADAARNLLSDYTFADSVTPGTKLGALVFDATGIRTIEELQQLFDFFQPAMRSLAASGRVLVIGTTPELTASVDEQIAQRALEGFSRSVAKELLRGATGNLVYLHPEAAATATGLESTLRFILSGKSAFVDGQVFRVGKDDSTAPASWDKPLAGKVAVVTGAARGIGATIAEVFARDGATVIVADIPAAGEALSETANKVGATALALDVTAPDAAEKLAEFATKRFGGIDIVVHNAGITRDKLLANMDEGRWNSVINVNLAAPHRITEGLVAAGALKSGGRVIDVSSIAGIAGNRGQTNYGASKAGVIGMVNAEAPKLAEKGITINAVAPGFIETAMTAAIPLTTREAGRLMSSLLQGGQTVDVAETIAYFASPASNAVSGNIVRVCGQSLIGA
- a CDS encoding MaoC family dehydratase, which gives rise to MSQTITLGEVPKNSSLFVKAALGAVPVPGLSNRPSKLPDRVVRLEGFKVDPDHLAAYCHATGQRFGDALPLTYPFVLSFPLAMQLVVARDFPFVAVGAVHAENVIERTREISVAEPLDFETHIENLREHPKGLLVDAITEVSVGRELVWRQVTTFLHQQRTSLSGGPKPEPKPDEVPPPPLRTLRVDQKMINRYAAASGDHNPIHTSALGAKAFGFPKPIAHGMWSAANILANLEGRIPEKTTYAVKFGKPILLPSTVNVYADKVAGGWDLALKNPKKGYPHLTATLR
- a CDS encoding acetyl-CoA C-acetyltransferase — encoded protein: MTTKARSAKPAAKTAKQAKPVAILGGNRIPFARSDGKYAHASNQDMFTAALNGLVSRFGLQGERLGMVVGGAVLKRVGEHGMIRESVLGSTLSPYTPAHDLQLACGTGLQAIQTVADGIALGRFEAGIGGGTDTTSDAPIGVSESMREWMLDANRAKNNKDYAKLVGRLRPSMVGIEIPRNAEPRTGLSMGEHAAITAKEFGIAREAQDELAYLSHRNMAAAYDRGFFDDLVTPFLGLTRDDNLRPGSTIEKLSTLKPVFGVKAGDATMTAGNSTPLTDGASTVLLSSDEWAAAHNLSPLAYLVDSEVAAVDYIHGPDGLLMAPTYAVPRMLARNGLTLQDFDFYEIHEAFASVVLATLQGWESDQYCKERLGLDGALGSIDRGKLNVNGSSLAAGHPFAATGGRIIASTAKMLAENGGGRALVSICAAGGQGVVAIVER